In Biomphalaria glabrata chromosome 8, xgBioGlab47.1, whole genome shotgun sequence, the genomic window TGTAATATTGGGTGGATAAGCTACATTTCAATAGGACAAtctgtacacttttttttaaccccTTGTAGTACAAAATACAATGAATATAAAAGTATTAGATGTTTACTGACAGTGGCGCTTCCATGACAAGGCAGCAATAATAACTTGGTTTAACTAACTAGCAGTAAGAAAAATTGATACAAAGATCCTTCTACTAAAGATATTTAGTTGGCAAAGGCAATCCAGTTTAACATCCCTGACGTtgttcattatattttataatcgCCCTAACATTTTATGTTACAGTATTCGTTGCTAAAAGAAGATTCAAAGATTAAATGACCACTCCAATGGCTATCAAATGTCCAACATTGAAAAAACtgccaaaattttttttttttcaaatagtgatgtaatttaccaattttttattaaaaaaaaaaacaaactagaatTATAGAGATCATGTCTTGTTTCTCAATATAAAGAAACTTTCCTTTCATTATTAAGTCTATTTTATTTCACTGGAAACCAGTTATAAAGAAATGTTCTGAATGaagcattaattaattatttgcatATGCAGAATTGTATTAGGCCCAAATACATACAATCAACTTTCAGAGAATTAcaatcaatttaataataaatgtttattagagcaggttatgttattttttttttcattctccaAATGTGTCTTATTATTTAGGGACTCATCAAGATAGATCTGATTGGCCTTGCTTGTTCACTGTATTTTATTATGGGCAGTGTGTGCCTTTATGTTAAGCGAGCAATCTAATGCATGTTCACTGAAATAGTACTTAATGTAACATTTACTGTTTTCTCTAATTGCCTTTCTTTTGATATgttagctgttgttttttttcctattagCTAAAACTTCCTTTCAAATTTAACATATTTCCTTGAGTTGCAAATCATTAAGTAGAATGCAATGAACAAATTGTAcaattcaaatatttaattatcaaaaattcaatttgaacaaaaaaattgatacaAAATTAAGCAATATACAGGCAGATTATAAAATTCACAACCATGGTAATTTTGTAGAAGccaaaatattaaatgaataacGAATAAATACTGAAACAACTGGCTCAACAATAGAGTTTGGTGATGTACAAGATGATGAACATTTAAGAATCAACTACTTAAAAGTAACAGGAATGGGTATTTCCTTTGGTTCTTCTGGAGACTTTTTCTGGACTTTGATACTTAGAATACCATGAGCATTCATTGCTGAAGTAACAGATTTAGGATCAACATCCTGAAAGGAACAGAGttgaaacaaaatgaataacttAAAGATGTTCTGCATTTTCAAAAATTGTTACTTTTGAAAAACGAGAAAACTGCCAATTAAGAACAGTTTACAATTAgtaagcagtcttttttttttttttttttttttaaatccaataaTTAAGGAAATACTATTATCATgttatcattttaaatgaaataataatcgGACaggacaaaaattatttttaagagtCTATTGTAATGTATACTAGTTCTCTCCTTTACTTCCAAAAGGGGAACATATTTGTAGCGAAGGGTTTGGCATTCAAAAAGTTGACAATGTAAGTTAGGAAATGTAAAATAGGAAGTAAAATATATAGGCTTACTTTACCTCTGGTAATTTGTATATtcttgttatctcccttgagaCAAAGCCATGGTTGTCTTGTTTCTCTTCATGCTTGGCATTTATAGTTATCTTGGTGTTGTCTGAAGTTATCTTCACTTCTTCAGGTCTGTAGTGATGGAGATCCATTCGAATGCGGAATTCTTTGTCAGTGTTATGAACCTGAATAATGTATAATGAAATGGTTTGAGATATGATTTAGAAAAACATTCTAATTCATGCTTATGTCTGCTAATTTATGTTTATTGACAAATTAAGACAAAGAATGTTAACTATTCCAACATATCTTGTGCATAAAATGATAAAATTCTAAGAAGAGGCATGACATCACTATTCAGTTCCTTAAGATTGATAAACCTGACATTCTACAGTGCCAACCTAGTTTTGCAGGCAGGCAATGACTACAAAATGTGCCCAAATGCCTCTTCATAGTTTCCATTTAGAAGAGACAAAATGCAATAACACTCATGGACATGCGCAGTCCCGAGACGTTGATttttgctccaaacataaaaacaaatgaattacaaacaaaaaaagcgacccgttcaTTGAAGGAGAATTCGACGGAGTGTCCAAAATATAAGAACCTACTATATATATCATATGCGCAgatatattagatctatctatcattGATACTTGAACCGGTATCTAGATGATCATTCATTGATCTATTGTAGACTCTAAATtcaataatattaaattaagaCAACAGACGTACGTGTTTCTAGAATAATTCAATTAGACTTtaaatctagaatatagatgtagatatctATTCTACCTCCGATTCTCCATGTCTGCGAGCTACTGTTCTGTCACCACCAGAAGAAACGTTGTAGCCAGGATCAAGACTTGTCAGTTCGTCTGCTAAGCGGACTAGTGGCAATACTTCGTCATAATAGCTGGGTTGGCGAGCAATTCTGTACATTTTCAGGTGTCAAACTAATTTAACGATGCCAGATGATAACAAAAATGCTTGaatcaaatattttatcaattagatctagatctaaatctacgtTTTCGAGacaaactctagatctactctgtTCAAACGAATACAGCGACGCGCTTTTATATTGTCACTTGTCAtaggccagtgtttctcaaactgtgtgccgcggcacactagtgtgccgccgtagatttgcaggtgtgccgcgggagttttcagaaaaCCACACGTgtagcgttacacaggtctgcctactattaaatttttattttatgttgcgatgacatccccacttgcaacgaccagtaatagtagtggaacgctccatagtgacggaaaggggtgtttgcttttcaggttatggaattgtccactatatatatattattataacgactcaaatgtaggccgccttagcagacgcacagcagctcttgaattggtaacaataataataagcaatgtgtttcatgtaaattgtttaggtgtatgctaataataacaaattatcaataagccttattcattgttatccatggagaaatacgttagcaagaatgaaactgcgaaagcgttaaatgaaaagcaagaaaccaaacgaaggtagaaagaagattacatcagatatggtttcatatcttctggacctgaagatgttccattgccattctgtctgatctgtaaTGCAACTCTGTCAAATGAGGCGCTttttccaagcaaattgaagagacacttggaaacaaaacatacagctgtaaaagcgcaaccgaaggaatactttgaaaacatcagggctcaacaaaaaaaaaaaaacaagctaagaaacttacgaactacctgaagctgccagaaaagagattgattgcaagttataagatTGCTCAGTTGTTAaaaaaacgcaagaaagcacacacagaggctgaatcagtcattgcaccagctttagcaatagttgctgaaactatccttggacccgatgccgccgaaaaagttaaaaaagttcctttgtcaaatgatgatctcgcgcagaattgaagacttatcgtcagatttacaagatcaaatctgcgaacacttcgacgtgactgacgatgaagtgtctctgctgtggtctcttgaagttgatgaatccactgacgttagcggcaaagcccagctgctagcttttattcagttcataaaggatgaaaaatgtgtcatcgaagtcttattttgcaaagacttaccaactacaacctaaggcgaagatattttcaaagtggtgaacgaaaacattttgctaatcAAACTACAGTAGAAAAACTGTGTTAGCGtttgcagggaaatagaaatgGATacgtcactcttgtgcgtcaagaaaatccaaatgatccacagagaagctcatgccttcaaatctttgccgaaagatttgatgtctgttctggatcaagtgattgaagttctAAACTTCAACAAATCTCGACCGATGGatcccgacttttctcagagctttgtaaagcaatggattcagactacaaatgtctcctgtatcacaccaacgttccTTGGCTCTCCAGGGTaaaaagtgttaaagcgtgtcgACCAACTCAAGGctgtactgaaaaaaaaagactggatttttattcatgacgagatctggtgggttaaggtgacatttctctctgatttatttgacaaattaaattcattgaatttaagtcttcaaggaccatcggaaaccatcaccACTGgatcctcaaaactgaagtcatttggtgaaaaattgtctttgtggcaaagtaagatctcgaaaggagtcttcgactgctttcctacttacaatgaatgtacttcaaataaagaaatcacctccgaaattctggacactttgacacacctgcagtcagccttgcagcattacttcccaacagttggaagtaatgagtatggatgggtcagctatccatttggaaacaatgaaactacaaatctgacaactgaagaagcagatcagctcattgatttaaaaatcgatgcagttcttaagtcaagttttgccgagaaaagcctgggTGTGTTTTGGAtctcaatcaacaagttatatcctgcaatcagtttaaaagcaatcaaaataattcttccatttgcatcttcatggttttgtgagtttggattttcagcactgactgaaatcaagtctaagaaaagagagagacttcttacaatagacgacgtaaatgcgagtttgtttgtcggctctggagcctcgattagatcgcatttgctctaaaaaaacaggcacacccttcacattaaatgtaatacttaaaaacaggtaaaatgtttttttatttttattataaaacaactgttgctcttcgtggtgtgccgcgaaatttttgaagttttttttactgtgccgccagacaaaaaagtttgagaaacactgtcataGGCTAATGGCCTTGGCCTAATCGAGAAATTTCCGGAGATTACCAAAATATTCGATTCCCATATTTAGCTAACTGGTGAACACAGTTCAGTCATAAATAATTTTGCGAAGATTCTTGACTATAACTTCCTAAAGTCTTCCTTtgttagatatatttattttactgttaaaactatttagatctatttatcattattatttttgcaaATCAGTGATATATATCAATTTGAAAAAAGCATTAAATTTTGTCATTTCTCATACTTTTACTAGCCTATACTCATCAATTTATTCGATTCTAGAGAACGAGGAAGTTCTAGGTGACtatgatagattttttttttttttgtggccgcCTGACCAAGACTGGTTGTGTtgcttttataataattttaaaggcCTAcgagtatttttattattacatttactgggagtatattatagatctataaacgaAAAAATAGTTATACTATGATTACACGATCCCTAAAAACAAGTAATCGATTATaatcgattttttaaatattaaattgttaTAGCTATATATAATATTCAATATACCTGTTATACCAAAGTGCACTTCATAAAGAAAACGTAGCTAGTCATTTCGGAATTCATAATTCAAGTTGTAATAGAACTAATTTCTTTTAATCTGAGAAAAGTATCgaaatctacatctagaactTTCGTGCAAATTTCCACATGAACGTTTATTTTTATGGGAATCTCCGGAAAATTCTAGCACAATCAACCAGACTGTATATATTTCCAGCCATTCCTAGCAGACTAAACAAGACTACAAAGTGTAACAAAGTGCTCGAAGTATCAGTTTAAAGGTTACAACTCACATATAATAGCATTGCTCTgtgtattattatttacatctaggatttagatctagactaatctacaCAGAGAAAATGATTCGAATTGTTCGACAACCAAATTACTTTGATGAAGTTTTGCCTCTTGCTCGCTTAGCAGACGAACTCTCTGGTAATTATGATCCTGGTTATAGCTTCAATCATGTGTCTTCTGGTGACGATAGAGCAATCGCTCGTCGATATGGAGATTCTGAGGTAAGTTAGatgactagttctagatctatgtagatctagtattatataataatataataaaaatctagactaatctagttaatgttaatttttCCAAAacgttttattaaaattatcaatttgataatagtaatatatataatatagatgatactagatctaaattaattataactttactaaaaatgtagatctagactatatgtCAAACATTTCTTGTCCTTGCTGCGcgcaatattatatatatactcatctcATTTATAACATTGATATCGTGTTTAAGGAACTTAACTTACAAATCTTGATTAAACTTGGCATATAAATATTCCTTGGATATTGTATTTATCTACTATAGATTCACAACACTGACAAGGAATTCCGTGTTCGAATGGACCTACATCACTACAAACCTGAAGAAGTGAAGATAACCTCAGACAACACCAAGATAACTATCAATGCCAAGCATGAAGAAAAACAGGACAACCATGGCTTTGTC contains:
- the LOC106057335 gene encoding heat shock protein Hsp-12.2-like; this translates as MYRIARQPSYYDEVLPLVRLADELTSLDPGYNVSSGGDRTVARRHGESEVHNTDKEFRIRMDLHHYRPEEVKITSDNTKITINAKHEEKQDNHGFVSREITRIYKLPEDVDPKSVTSAMNAHGILSIKVQKKSPEEPKEIPIPVTFK
- the LOC106063112 gene encoding heat shock protein Hsp-12.2-like translates to MIRIVRQPNYFDEVLPLARLADELSGNYDPGYSFNHVSSGDDRAIARRYGDSEIHNTDKEFRVRMDLHHYKPEEVKITSDNTKITINAKHEEKQDNHGFVSREITRIYKLPENVDPSSISSTMNAHGILNIRVQKKALEESKETVIPVTFK